In a genomic window of Sutcliffiella sp. FSL R7-0096:
- a CDS encoding type III pantothenate kinase, which produces MLFVLDVGNTNTVIGVYEGEELKHHWRVETSRNKTEDEFGMIFKSLLEHVNLSFKDFEGIIISSVVPPIMFSLERMCQKYFHLKPLIVGPGIKTGLNIKYENPREVGADRIVNAVAGIHLYGSPLVIVDFGTATTYCYINEHKQYMGGAIAPGISISTEALYSRASKLPRIEIARPDDVIGKNTVSAMQAGILFGYVGQVEGIVNRMKKQSDVTPKVIATGGLAALIGNESDVIDIVDPFLTLKGLHLIYMKNSKED; this is translated from the coding sequence ATGTTATTTGTGTTGGATGTTGGTAACACCAATACCGTAATTGGTGTATATGAAGGAGAAGAACTGAAGCATCACTGGCGTGTAGAAACCAGTCGAAATAAGACAGAAGACGAATTCGGAATGATTTTCAAATCGCTCCTTGAACATGTAAACTTGAGCTTCAAAGACTTTGAAGGGATCATCATCTCTTCCGTCGTACCGCCAATCATGTTCTCCCTTGAGAGAATGTGCCAAAAATACTTTCATTTGAAACCGCTGATTGTCGGACCTGGAATTAAAACAGGTCTAAACATAAAGTATGAAAACCCGAGAGAAGTGGGAGCAGACAGAATCGTCAATGCTGTTGCGGGTATCCATTTATACGGAAGTCCACTGGTAATTGTGGATTTCGGTACTGCCACAACTTATTGTTATATCAATGAACACAAGCAATACATGGGGGGAGCAATTGCTCCTGGGATCAGCATTTCCACAGAAGCACTTTATTCCAGGGCATCAAAGCTTCCAAGAATCGAAATTGCGCGTCCTGACGATGTTATCGGCAAAAATACCGTGAGTGCGATGCAGGCAGGAATCCTTTTTGGGTATGTTGGGCAGGTTGAGGGCATCGTAAATCGTATGAAGAAGCAAAGTGATGTGACTCCGAAAGTAATCGCAACAGGAGGGCTCGCTGCACTTATTGGAAACGAGTCAGATGTCATTGATATTGTCGATCCTTTCTTGACGTTAAAAGGGTTGCATTTGATTTACATGAAAAATTCTAAAGAAGATTGA
- the hslO gene encoding Hsp33 family molecular chaperone HslO, producing the protein MSDYLVKALAFEGQVRAYGIRTTDTVGEAQKRHQTWPTASAALGRAMTASVMLGAMLKGENKLTVKIDGGGPIGAILVDSNAKGQVRGYVTNPQTHFDLNQHGKLDVARAVGTNGTLSVVKDLGLREHFSGQTELISGELGEDFTYYLVSSEQVPSAVGVGVLVNPDNTILAAGGFIIQLLPGTSEETITVIEEKINNMTPVSKLIEKGLTPEELLTEILGEGNVKFLETMPIEFKCTCSKERFEQAIISLGEKDITEIIEEDGQAETHCHFCNAKYLFSKEELEAMREQVKG; encoded by the coding sequence ATGTCAGACTATCTCGTAAAAGCGTTGGCTTTTGAAGGACAAGTTCGTGCATATGGAATCAGAACAACAGATACTGTGGGAGAGGCGCAAAAGCGCCATCAGACATGGCCAACCGCCTCCGCTGCATTGGGCCGCGCCATGACCGCTTCTGTCATGCTTGGCGCCATGCTGAAAGGCGAAAATAAACTGACCGTCAAAATAGATGGTGGTGGACCGATCGGAGCGATCCTTGTCGATAGCAATGCCAAAGGACAGGTGCGAGGGTATGTAACCAATCCACAAACACACTTTGATTTGAACCAGCACGGAAAACTTGATGTAGCACGTGCGGTTGGAACAAATGGAACCCTTTCCGTCGTAAAGGACCTTGGGTTAAGGGAGCACTTCTCCGGTCAGACGGAACTAATTTCAGGTGAGCTTGGAGAGGATTTCACTTACTACCTCGTGTCGTCCGAACAGGTTCCATCTGCAGTGGGAGTAGGCGTCCTTGTTAATCCTGACAACACCATCCTTGCTGCGGGCGGTTTCATTATCCAGCTTTTACCCGGCACTTCAGAAGAAACCATTACAGTAATTGAAGAAAAAATAAATAATATGACTCCTGTTTCCAAGTTGATTGAAAAAGGATTGACCCCAGAGGAACTTTTAACAGAAATCCTCGGAGAAGGTAATGTTAAATTCCTGGAAACCATGCCGATTGAGTTCAAGTGTACATGCTCCAAGGAACGCTTTGAGCAAGCTATCATTTCCTTGGGAGAAAAGGATATTACGGAAATCATCGAGGAAGACGGTCAAGCGGAGACGCACTGTCATTTCTGTAATGCAAAATACCTTTTCAGCAAAGAGGAACTTGAAGCGATGAGGGAGCAAGTAAAAGGCTAG
- a CDS encoding peptidyl-prolyl cis-trans isomerase, with translation MNQKRRLKQKWVWNIIFGLVIINCLTLAVVVKQTFSLKEAADASAFVNGQANIVATVGDTVISRKDMLQELEGMYGQEMLTKMVNKEVVKQIAEKYKVSVSEQSVDREWKMIKTMYSRSPLHANSSEELVKEQIRSSLLLEELLVKDVAIPESELESFYQENKQLYTIEDAFHLSHILLETKEEADTVVKELEDGSNFTSLAMEVSTDELTANQGGDLGFLTHETQVYPPAYLTEAAKLKEESWSEPISLDGKYAVIYLHEKMDGVTYSFEEVKDQIRRQLALEQMDGSVDASIFWDEVGVEWNLPTAQ, from the coding sequence ATGAACCAAAAGCGGAGATTAAAGCAGAAGTGGGTATGGAATATCATTTTTGGTCTTGTGATTATAAATTGCCTCACATTAGCTGTGGTGGTTAAACAAACCTTCTCCCTAAAAGAAGCGGCAGACGCAAGCGCATTTGTGAATGGGCAGGCTAATATTGTCGCAACGGTTGGGGATACCGTCATTTCAAGAAAAGATATGCTACAAGAGCTTGAAGGAATGTACGGGCAGGAAATGCTTACGAAAATGGTCAATAAAGAAGTGGTCAAACAGATTGCGGAGAAATACAAGGTTTCCGTTTCCGAGCAGTCCGTGGATCGTGAATGGAAAATGATTAAAACGATGTATAGCAGGTCTCCTTTGCATGCCAATTCTTCCGAGGAGCTGGTCAAGGAACAAATCCGATCCAGCTTATTGCTAGAAGAGTTACTTGTAAAGGATGTGGCAATTCCCGAATCGGAGCTTGAAAGCTTTTACCAAGAGAACAAGCAGCTCTATACAATTGAGGATGCCTTTCATCTTTCCCACATTCTTTTGGAAACCAAGGAAGAGGCGGACACAGTAGTAAAGGAACTGGAAGATGGATCGAATTTCACCTCTCTTGCGATGGAAGTGTCGACGGATGAATTGACGGCAAATCAAGGGGGAGACTTAGGTTTTCTTACACATGAGACTCAAGTCTATCCGCCTGCCTATCTGACAGAGGCTGCGAAGCTGAAGGAAGAATCGTGGAGTGAACCCATTTCATTGGACGGAAAGTATGCGGTCATCTATCTTCATGAAAAAATGGATGGAGTTACTTATTCTTTTGAAGAGGTAAAAGATCAAATTCGTAGACAATTGGCACTGGAACAAATGGACGGTTCGGTGGATGCCTCCATTTTCTGGGATGAGGTCGGGGTGGAATGGAACCTTCCCACTGCGCAATAG
- the cysK gene encoding cysteine synthase A, which yields MVRVANSIDELVGKTPVVKLNRIVEEDMADVYLKLEFMNPGSSVKDRIALAMIDAAMEEGKLKEGDTIIEPTSGNTGIGLAMIAAAKGLKAILVMPETMSLERRNLLRAYGAELVLTPGPEGMGGAIRKAEELAKEKSLFMPQQFNNPANPDIHKRTTGKEIVEQFGDGLDAFVSGIGTGGTITGAGEILRENFPDIKIVAVEPADSPVLSGGKPGPHKIQGIGAGFVPSILDTKIYDQVITVKNEEAFEYARLAAKQEGILGGISSGAAISAALQVAKELGKGKKVLAVIPSNGERYLSTPLYQFEE from the coding sequence ATGGTACGAGTAGCAAATTCTATTGATGAATTAGTAGGGAAGACTCCCGTCGTAAAGCTGAATCGAATTGTAGAAGAAGACATGGCTGATGTGTATCTGAAGCTTGAATTCATGAACCCGGGAAGCAGTGTGAAAGATCGTATTGCACTGGCGATGATTGATGCTGCGATGGAAGAAGGGAAATTGAAAGAAGGCGACACGATTATCGAACCAACAAGTGGGAACACCGGTATTGGCCTCGCGATGATCGCTGCAGCAAAAGGATTGAAAGCTATTCTGGTTATGCCTGAAACCATGAGTCTGGAAAGAAGAAACCTTCTTCGAGCTTATGGAGCGGAGCTGGTACTGACACCTGGTCCTGAAGGAATGGGTGGGGCAATCCGTAAAGCGGAAGAGCTTGCAAAAGAGAAAAGCCTGTTCATGCCACAGCAGTTTAATAATCCTGCAAACCCTGACATTCATAAAAGAACGACAGGGAAAGAGATTGTAGAACAGTTTGGTGATGGGCTGGATGCTTTTGTATCTGGTATCGGAACTGGCGGTACGATTACAGGTGCAGGAGAGATCTTAAGAGAGAACTTTCCTGACATTAAAATTGTAGCGGTGGAACCAGCCGACTCCCCGGTACTTTCCGGTGGGAAGCCAGGGCCGCATAAGATACAAGGAATTGGTGCCGGCTTTGTTCCATCGATCTTGGACACAAAAATCTACGATCAGGTCATTACAGTGAAAAATGAAGAGGCGTTTGAGTATGCGCGACTTGCGGCGAAGCAGGAAGGGATACTTGGTGGTATCTCATCAGGAGCTGCCATTTCGGCGGCTTTGCAAGTAGCGAAGGAGCTTGGAAAAGGCAAAAAAGTCCTTGCTGTCATTCCAAGTAACGGGGAACGCTATTTGAGCACGCCATTATATCAATTTGAAGAATAG
- a CDS encoding anthranilate synthase component I family protein translates to MQKVPVGLKIKLDENKWFARYKTLAKDKPYHVLLESGRGGRYHIIGLDPVATVQGKGQELQIDYLDGKKEKRSGNPLLLLQEVISERSIRKLQDFPDFTGGAIGYLTYDCVRYIERLPESADDDLGLPDLYFLLFDDVFVYDKEEKVLFLITHSPEGEEESAKNRLEQYREQWEGQNEETIYPYTSGKQPVSEREVSFTEEDFMKAVKKVQSYIAQGDVFQVNLSVRQAESLETHPMEIYTALREINPSPYMGYLQFPDFQLVSGSPELLVKKKDDIVSTRPIAGTRSRGMTDEEDRQLAQELIDNEKERAEHVMLVDLERNDLGRVCKYGTVEVNEFMAIEKYSHVMHIVSNVQGVLAENKSISDIIEATFPGGTITGAPKVRTMEIIEELEPVRRSVYTGSIGWIGYDGEMELSISIRTMIAKEGMAYVQAGAGVVIDSVPRREYKESLKKAAALWKAKELSEEEQKNRAEVRA, encoded by the coding sequence ATGCAAAAGGTACCTGTGGGTCTTAAGATAAAGTTGGACGAAAATAAATGGTTTGCCAGATATAAAACACTTGCCAAGGACAAGCCGTATCATGTTCTGTTGGAAAGCGGCCGCGGCGGGAGATACCATATCATCGGACTGGATCCTGTGGCGACGGTCCAAGGAAAAGGACAAGAGCTGCAAATAGATTATCTGGATGGAAAAAAGGAAAAGAGAAGCGGGAATCCTCTACTGCTATTACAAGAAGTCATTTCTGAACGGTCCATCAGGAAATTGCAGGATTTTCCTGATTTTACTGGGGGAGCAATTGGCTATTTGACATATGACTGCGTACGTTATATCGAGCGGCTTCCGGAAAGCGCTGATGATGACCTTGGATTGCCCGATTTGTATTTCTTGTTATTTGACGATGTATTCGTATATGACAAAGAAGAGAAGGTACTCTTTTTAATCACTCATTCGCCTGAAGGGGAGGAAGAGTCGGCTAAGAATCGTCTGGAGCAATATCGCGAGCAATGGGAAGGCCAAAACGAAGAAACTATCTATCCATACACTTCAGGAAAACAACCGGTGTCAGAAAGAGAGGTTTCTTTCACAGAAGAAGACTTTATGAAAGCTGTTAAGAAAGTGCAGTCCTATATCGCCCAGGGAGATGTATTCCAAGTGAACCTCTCTGTCAGACAGGCGGAGTCCCTAGAGACTCATCCGATGGAAATTTATACGGCGCTCAGGGAAATCAACCCTTCTCCATATATGGGGTACCTACAATTTCCGGACTTCCAGCTTGTCAGCGGATCTCCAGAGCTTTTAGTCAAGAAAAAAGACGATATCGTCAGTACGCGGCCAATAGCGGGGACAAGGTCCCGGGGGATGACAGACGAAGAGGACCGTCAACTTGCGCAAGAGTTGATCGACAATGAAAAAGAGAGAGCGGAACATGTGATGCTCGTTGATCTTGAGAGGAATGATCTGGGCCGGGTCTGTAAGTACGGCACGGTGGAAGTGAATGAGTTCATGGCCATCGAAAAGTATTCCCATGTGATGCATATCGTCTCGAATGTCCAAGGGGTCCTGGCTGAGAACAAAAGTATTTCCGATATTATTGAAGCGACCTTCCCAGGCGGCACGATCACCGGAGCTCCAAAGGTAAGGACGATGGAAATCATTGAAGAGCTTGAGCCGGTTAGACGTTCTGTATATACTGGTTCCATAGGGTGGATCGGCTATGATGGGGAAATGGAACTGAGCATCTCCATCAGGACGATGATTGCCAAAGAAGGTATGGCCTATGTGCAGGCTGGTGCCGGAGTGGTCATTGATTCGGTGCCGAGGCGGGAATACAAGGAATCCCTGAAAAAGGCCGCGGCCCTATGGAAAGCAAAAGAGCTGAGTGAAGAAGAGCAAAAAAATCGAGCAGAGGTGAGAGCATGA
- the pabA gene encoding aminodeoxychorismate/anthranilate synthase component II → MILMIDNYDSFTYNLVQYLGELGEELVVMRNDEITIEEIEALNPEFLMISPGPCSPNEAGISLEVIRHFAGKKPIFGVCLGHQSIAQVFGGDVVQAERLMHGKTSEMHHDENTIFKTLANPFVATRYHSLIVKKETLPDCFEITAWTDQDEIMAIRHKELPIEGVQFHPESIMTSVGKELLRNFIDTYSMKKV, encoded by the coding sequence ATGATATTAATGATTGATAACTATGATTCTTTTACGTACAACTTGGTTCAATATTTAGGGGAGCTTGGAGAGGAACTTGTGGTAATGCGAAATGATGAAATTACCATTGAGGAAATAGAAGCACTAAATCCTGAATTTTTAATGATATCTCCTGGTCCTTGTTCTCCGAATGAGGCAGGAATCAGCTTAGAAGTGATCAGGCATTTTGCCGGGAAGAAACCGATCTTTGGTGTATGCCTCGGCCACCAGTCCATTGCCCAGGTGTTCGGAGGCGATGTGGTGCAGGCGGAAAGGCTGATGCACGGGAAAACATCTGAGATGCACCATGATGAGAATACGATTTTTAAAACCTTGGCAAACCCTTTTGTGGCAACAAGGTATCATTCCTTGATTGTAAAAAAAGAAACCTTGCCGGATTGCTTTGAAATTACGGCTTGGACAGATCAGGATGAAATTATGGCTATCCGCCATAAGGAGCTCCCAATCGAAGGGGTGCAATTCCACCCGGAATCCATTATGACTTCGGTAGGAAAAGAGTTGCTGCGGAACTTTATTGACACCTACTCAATGAAAAAGGTGTAG
- the pabC gene encoding aminodeoxychorismate lyase: MIVYKDGSWQPLEKTNVSVMDHGFLYGVGLFETFRTYNGVPFLFHDHLSRLRKGLESVYIDWRESNEHLEELVTEALKKNEVTEGVIRLNVTAGISNWGLPIDTYDAPSLLLFTRPVPQMVAESKDAVFLERRRNTPEGDTRLKSHHYLNNLLGKRELGARTDLEGIFLTREGYVAEGLVSNIFWIKGDTLYTPSISTGILNGVTRNFILHLSTLIGLDVKEGAFTPEELLQGDEVFITNSTQEILRVGRMDAKVFPKRESSWLSCLKILYKKSTELQLLSYQQVKKVEVNNGKYELISD, encoded by the coding sequence GTGATTGTCTATAAGGATGGAAGCTGGCAGCCGTTAGAGAAAACGAACGTCTCGGTCATGGACCACGGTTTTCTCTATGGGGTGGGGCTGTTTGAAACCTTCCGTACGTATAATGGTGTGCCATTTTTATTTCATGATCACCTGAGCCGTTTGAGAAAGGGGCTCGAATCCGTCTATATCGATTGGCGGGAATCAAATGAGCATTTAGAGGAACTGGTGACGGAAGCTCTAAAGAAAAACGAGGTGACGGAAGGCGTAATCCGTCTGAATGTCACAGCCGGCATCAGCAACTGGGGCCTTCCGATCGATACCTACGATGCCCCGTCCCTGCTTTTATTTACGAGGCCCGTTCCGCAAATGGTAGCAGAAAGCAAGGATGCGGTGTTTTTGGAACGGAGGCGTAACACCCCGGAAGGTGACACGCGGTTGAAGTCGCATCACTACTTAAATAATCTTTTAGGTAAAAGGGAGCTCGGAGCGAGAACGGATCTAGAAGGGATATTCCTGACTAGGGAGGGGTATGTGGCAGAGGGGCTTGTCTCTAACATCTTCTGGATAAAAGGCGACACCCTCTATACCCCAAGCATCTCGACGGGCATTTTGAACGGGGTAACAAGGAATTTCATTCTGCACCTAAGCACACTTATAGGATTAGATGTGAAAGAAGGCGCGTTTACCCCGGAAGAGCTTCTTCAAGGGGACGAGGTCTTTATCACGAACTCCACCCAGGAAATATTACGGGTGGGCCGGATGGATGCAAAAGTATTTCCTAAGCGGGAATCTTCTTGGCTTTCCTGTCTGAAGATTTTATATAAAAAAAGTACAGAACTGCAACTCTTGTCCTATCAACAAGTAAAGAAGGTTGAAGTGAATAATGGGAAATACGAACTTATATCAGACTAA
- the folP gene encoding dihydropteroate synthase has product MGNTNLYQTKLTCGPYELPLGQKTLIMGILNATPDSFSDGGKYNEVERAVMRAKELVEMGADILDIGGESTRPGSEKVSLEMELSRVIPVIQAISKEVKVPISIDTYKAEVAKQAIEAGAHIINDVWGAKADPDMPAVAAKLQVPIILMQNRKERDYQQLIPDMISDLFESITLVKYAGVKDENIILDPGIGFAKTFEDNLKVMRQLEHFHTLGYPLLLGTSRKRFIGHVLDLPAEERMEGTGATVCLGIQKGCQIVRVHDVKEIARMAKMMDAMLTEGGLTYR; this is encoded by the coding sequence ATGGGAAATACGAACTTATATCAGACTAAACTGACATGTGGACCATATGAATTGCCACTTGGGCAAAAAACCCTGATCATGGGGATCTTGAATGCCACGCCAGATTCTTTTTCGGATGGTGGAAAGTACAACGAGGTGGAAAGGGCTGTTATGCGTGCCAAGGAATTGGTGGAGATGGGGGCTGACATCCTTGATATCGGCGGGGAATCGACAAGGCCCGGATCAGAGAAGGTGAGCCTTGAGATGGAGCTTTCACGTGTCATCCCTGTCATTCAAGCTATCTCAAAAGAGGTGAAGGTGCCAATCTCCATCGACACCTATAAGGCAGAAGTGGCGAAGCAGGCAATAGAAGCCGGTGCCCACATCATCAATGATGTGTGGGGGGCAAAGGCGGACCCCGACATGCCCGCTGTTGCAGCAAAGCTTCAAGTACCGATCATCCTCATGCAGAACAGAAAAGAGCGGGACTATCAGCAATTAATCCCGGATATGATCAGTGACCTGTTTGAGAGTATCACCTTGGTCAAGTATGCCGGCGTGAAGGACGAGAACATCATCCTTGATCCCGGGATAGGGTTTGCCAAAACGTTTGAAGATAACCTGAAAGTGATGCGGCAACTCGAGCACTTCCATACACTTGGGTACCCGCTACTCTTGGGCACCTCGAGGAAAAGGTTCATCGGTCATGTCTTAGATCTTCCGGCCGAAGAGAGAATGGAAGGGACAGGCGCCACAGTATGCCTTGGCATACAAAAAGGCTGCCAAATTGTCCGTGTGCACGATGTGAAAGAGATTGCACGTATGGCAAAGATGATGGATGCCATGCTTACAGAGGGAGGGCTTACCTATCGATAA
- the folB gene encoding dihydroneopterin aldolase — MDKIYVNQMKFYGYHGVFPEETKLGQRFMIDLTVELDLSKAGKSDDLSQSVNYADLYNTCKKVVEGETHKLVETVAERVAEEILASFGLIERCTVKAIKPDPPIPGHYDSVAVEITRGRT; from the coding sequence ATCGATAAAATATATGTGAACCAGATGAAATTTTACGGCTACCATGGGGTGTTTCCAGAAGAAACAAAACTTGGACAACGTTTTATGATCGACTTGACGGTAGAATTGGATCTTTCCAAGGCAGGTAAATCTGATGACCTTTCACAATCCGTCAACTACGCGGATCTTTATAACACGTGTAAAAAAGTAGTCGAGGGTGAAACCCATAAGCTGGTGGAAACTGTGGCTGAAAGGGTGGCAGAGGAAATCCTTGCTTCCTTTGGACTGATAGAACGTTGTACGGTCAAAGCGATCAAGCCAGACCCGCCGATTCCAGGACACTACGATTCGGTTGCGGTGGAGATTACAAGGGGCCGCACGTAA
- the folK gene encoding 2-amino-4-hydroxy-6-hydroxymethyldihydropteridine diphosphokinase — protein sequence MNTAYIALGSNQGDRYGYLCKAVEEIGRHEQITVEKESSIYETDPVGYTDQDRFLNMVIKVKTQLTPVDLLKVLQGFEHFFGRKRVLRWGPRTLDLDILLFNQENIETEELIVPHPRMWERAFVFIPLMEIAESELPVEINRKELLARQDREGVHVWKPKSGGDVSELTES from the coding sequence ATGAATACAGCATATATTGCACTGGGTTCCAATCAAGGGGACCGGTACGGATACCTCTGTAAAGCTGTGGAGGAGATCGGTCGTCACGAACAGATTACAGTCGAGAAAGAATCTTCTATCTATGAAACAGATCCTGTCGGGTACACCGATCAGGATAGGTTTTTAAATATGGTAATTAAAGTAAAAACGCAGTTGACTCCCGTTGATCTCTTAAAGGTGTTACAGGGTTTTGAGCACTTTTTTGGCCGGAAGAGAGTGCTTCGCTGGGGGCCGCGAACTTTAGACCTTGACATTTTATTGTTTAACCAAGAAAATATTGAAACAGAAGAGCTTATTGTCCCTCATCCGAGAATGTGGGAAAGGGCTTTTGTTTTTATTCCTTTAATGGAGATCGCGGAAAGTGAGCTGCCCGTAGAGATAAATAGAAAAGAACTTCTTGCAAGACAAGATAGAGAAGGGGTACATGTATGGAAGCCGAAAAGTGGGGGAGACGTATCCGAGCTTACCGAAAGCTGA
- a CDS encoding helix-turn-helix transcriptional regulator has protein sequence MEAEKWGRRIRAYRKLKGYTQESFAKNLHISVSVLGEVERGNRVPSEDLVQSIAQELNITVEELIPPELKREEVNN, from the coding sequence ATGGAAGCCGAAAAGTGGGGGAGACGTATCCGAGCTTACCGAAAGCTGAAAGGATATACTCAAGAATCGTTTGCAAAAAATCTTCATATATCGGTCTCTGTGTTAGGAGAGGTTGAACGGGGAAACCGCGTTCCTTCAGAGGACCTGGTTCAGTCGATTGCACAGGAACTGAACATTACGGTGGAGGAACTAATCCCGCCGGAATTAAAAAGAGAGGAGGTCAATAACTGA
- the dusB gene encoding tRNA dihydrouridine synthase DusB, with translation MLKIGDITMKNQVVLAPMAGVCNAAFRLTVKEFGAGLVCAEMVSDKAILYKNAKTMGMLYIDEREKPLSLQIFGGEKDTLVEAAKFVDKNTTADIIDINMGCPVPKIVKCDAGARWLLDPNKIYEMVSAVVDAVDKPVTVKMRTGWDDEHIYAIENARAVERAGGQAVAVHGRTRVQMYEGHADWDIIKQVKESVNIPVIGNGDVQTPQDAKRMLEETGVDGVMIGRAALGNPWMIYRTVQYLETGKLVGEPSVREKMDVCKLHLDRLIDLKGENVAVREMRKHAAWYLKGIRGNAKTRNSVNECNTRLDLVSLIDNLVEESEQKEAMSSQAI, from the coding sequence ATGTTGAAAATTGGTGATATCACCATGAAAAACCAAGTGGTCTTAGCACCGATGGCTGGGGTGTGTAATGCCGCATTCCGGCTGACAGTCAAGGAATTCGGTGCGGGTCTTGTGTGCGCCGAGATGGTAAGCGACAAGGCTATCCTTTATAAAAATGCCAAAACGATGGGCATGCTCTATATCGACGAGCGTGAAAAGCCACTAAGCCTGCAAATCTTTGGCGGCGAAAAAGATACCCTTGTAGAAGCGGCGAAGTTTGTGGACAAAAACACGACTGCAGACATCATCGATATTAATATGGGATGCCCGGTGCCGAAGATCGTCAAGTGTGACGCAGGCGCAAGATGGCTGCTAGATCCCAATAAAATCTATGAGATGGTATCAGCGGTGGTGGATGCAGTCGATAAGCCGGTTACCGTAAAAATGCGTACCGGCTGGGATGATGAGCATATCTATGCAATCGAGAATGCCCGTGCCGTTGAGCGTGCCGGCGGTCAAGCGGTAGCGGTCCACGGTAGAACGAGAGTTCAAATGTATGAAGGACATGCAGATTGGGACATCATTAAGCAGGTAAAAGAGTCAGTGAACATCCCTGTCATCGGAAATGGTGACGTTCAAACTCCTCAGGATGCTAAAAGAATGCTAGAGGAAACGGGAGTCGACGGTGTCATGATCGGTCGCGCGGCCCTCGGAAATCCATGGATGATCTACCGCACTGTACAATACCTAGAGACAGGTAAGTTGGTCGGTGAACCTTCTGTTCGTGAAAAAATGGATGTATGTAAGCTGCATCTCGATCGTCTAATCGACCTTAAAGGAGAAAATGTAGCAGTGCGTGAAATGCGTAAACATGCAGCATGGTACCTTAAAGGCATCCGCGGGAACGCAAAGACCCGCAATTCCGTCAATGAATGTAACACCCGTCTCGATCTAGTAAGCCTGATCGACAACCTTGTGGAAGAGTCGGAACAAAAAGAAGCCATGAGTTCACAGGCGATCTAA